A region from the Cannabis sativa cultivar Pink pepper isolate KNU-18-1 chromosome 9, ASM2916894v1, whole genome shotgun sequence genome encodes:
- the LOC133031071 gene encoding polygalacturonase-like, whose protein sequence is MAYSNNILMMKMSLFILYPLIMLILLALPTLSTSSFNVLMGFGAKSNGLTDSTEAFLRAWEATCASTEAALIYVPKGRYLVRPMDFKGPCKSPYITFRIDGTLVAPEDYQVLGDTENWLNFQRVSGVSIVGGALDARGPALWACKANPDKSCPSGATSLSITYSKDIKITGLLSLNSQMFHIVINHCENVEMRGVRIIAHGDSPNTDGIHVQLSKNVAIYNSAVGTGDDCVSIGPGTQNLWIERMACGPGHGISIGSLAKDIDEEGVQNVTVKQAVFTGTQNGIRIKSWAKPSKGFVEGVHFSNIVMKNVQNPIIIDQNYCPSHVNCPTHVTGIKINDITYKNIKGTSATTIATKFDCSSGNPCSGIRLEDVNLTFQNKPAHSLCANAKGISFGTVLPDSCLLN, encoded by the exons ATGGCTTATTCCAATAACAttttgatgatgaagatgagttTGTTCATTTTATACCCACTAATCATGTTGATATTGTTAGCTCTTCCAACATTATCAACTTCATCTTTCAATGTTTTGATGGGGTTTGGGGCAAAATCCAATGGCCTAACTGACTCTACCGAAGCATTCCTACGTGCATGGGAAGCTACGTGTGCCTCTACAGAAGCGGCCCTCATATACGTTCCCAAGGGTAGGTATTTGGTTCGCCCAATGGACTTCAAGGGTCCATGCAAAAGCCCATACATAACCTTTCGTATTGATGGTACCCTTGTCGCCCCAGAGGACTATCAAGTGTTGGGTGATACTGAGAATTGGCTTAACTTCCAAAGAGTTAGCGGTGTTTCTATTGTTGGTGGTGCACTTGATGCTAGAGGCCCTGCCTTGTGGGCTTGTAAGGCCAATCCTGACAAGTCATGTCCCTCCGGAGCAACG AGTTTGAGCATTACGTACTCTAAAGACATAAAAATCACTGGATTATTGTCGTTGAACAGCCAAATGTTTCACATTGTAATAAACCATTGTGAAAATGTTGAGATGAGAGGAGTGAGAATCATTGCTCACGGTGACAGTCCCAACACCGATGGCATCCACGTTCAACTCTCCAAAAATGTTGCCATCTACAACTCTGCAGTAGGAACTGGGGACGATTGTGTTTCCATCGGCCCCGGAACTCAGAATCTCTGGATCGAACGCATGGCGTGTGGTCCTGGTCATGGCATTAGCATCGGAAGCCTAGCCAAGGACATAGATGAGGAAGGAGTCCAAAATGTGACAGTGAAACAAGCTGTTTTTACAGGTACTCAAAATGGGATTAGAATCAAATCATGGGCGAAACCTAGCAAAGGCTTTGTTGAGGGTGTTCATTTCTCAAATATCGTCATGAAAAATGTTCAAAATCCAATCATAATTGACCAAAACTATTGCCCAAGCCATGTTAATTGTCCAACTCAT GTGACTGGCATAAAGATCAATGACATAActtacaaaaacataaaagggACATCTGCAACAACAATAGCAACAAAGTTTGATTGTAGCTCTGGAAATCCATGCAGTGGGATTAGATTGGAAGATGTGAACTTGACTTTCCAAAACAAACCAGCTCATTCTCTTTGTGCCAATGCTAAGGGAATATCTTTTGGCACTGTTTTACCTGATAGTTgtctattaaattaa